From the genome of Nitrosomonas sp., one region includes:
- a CDS encoding aminotransferase class I/II-fold pyridoxal phosphate-dependent enzyme — protein MSLDKLNAYCAEKVQIIKEKGAQKSTENIINRIVLPDWVKKGLLPDAQLDQAFGPRYFLAGDENPYLLMNSNSYLGLSLHPEVMTAEEKGMQNYGAGPGAVRFISGTYAPHIELEKRLAAFHRRESAMIYSAAYAAIMGVLPPLIDDNTLVISDQLNHNSIINAIRLSRPAAKEIYPHLDMTELERILGNYAAGNRNGNNAQIRRVLVVTDGIFSMRGDHAPLNEIVAICRSHEHHFSEGVITIADDSHGIGAFGATGRGTEEFTNCTVDILIATLGKALGVNGGYVAASAPVIEYLRETSPFYIYSNPITPSEAQAATQSLNILESDAGRKRLQKLRTLASRFESGLSSLGFETIPGEHPVTPLVVRDTPKTTQLIQHLFKNQILATGLNYPVVPQGDEEIRFQINANHTTRDIDYVLEVLEKF, from the coding sequence ATGTCGCTGGATAAATTGAACGCCTATTGCGCGGAAAAAGTGCAGATCATCAAGGAAAAAGGCGCACAAAAAAGCACTGAGAACATTATTAACCGCATCGTCTTGCCCGACTGGGTCAAAAAAGGCCTTTTGCCGGATGCGCAACTAGACCAGGCGTTTGGGCCGCGTTATTTTCTTGCCGGTGATGAAAACCCCTATCTGTTGATGAATTCCAATTCATATCTGGGGTTGTCCTTACACCCGGAAGTAATGACAGCGGAAGAAAAGGGCATGCAGAACTACGGCGCCGGTCCGGGCGCGGTGCGTTTTATATCCGGCACCTACGCGCCGCATATCGAATTGGAAAAACGCCTCGCAGCATTTCATCGACGCGAGTCCGCCATGATTTACAGCGCAGCCTATGCGGCAATCATGGGTGTGCTGCCGCCGTTGATCGATGACAATACGCTGGTGATCAGCGATCAGCTTAATCACAACAGCATTATCAATGCAATCCGTTTGTCCCGTCCCGCTGCAAAAGAAATTTACCCGCACCTGGACATGACCGAACTCGAGCGGATTCTCGGCAACTATGCCGCAGGAAATCGCAATGGAAATAACGCCCAAATCAGGCGCGTGCTGGTGGTGACCGATGGTATCTTCAGCATGCGCGGCGACCATGCCCCGCTGAATGAAATCGTTGCAATTTGCCGCAGCCATGAACACCATTTTTCCGAAGGCGTCATCACTATTGCCGATGACTCACATGGCATCGGCGCGTTTGGCGCGACGGGGCGCGGAACCGAGGAATTTACCAATTGCACGGTCGACATTTTAATCGCCACACTCGGAAAAGCACTGGGTGTCAACGGGGGGTATGTCGCCGCCAGCGCGCCTGTGATTGAATACCTGCGTGAAACTTCACCCTTTTACATCTATTCAAATCCGATCACGCCATCCGAAGCGCAGGCAGCGACGCAATCGCTGAACATCCTGGAAAGCGACGCAGGACGCAAGCGACTGCAAAAACTTCGCACGTTGGCATCCCGTTTTGAATCCGGGTTGAGTTCACTTGGCTTTGAAACCATCCCCGGCGAACATCCTGTCACACCGCTTGTCGTCCGTGATACCCCAAAAACAACGCAACTGATCCAACATTTGTTTAAAAACCAGATACTGGCCACCGGTCTTAATTATCCGGTCGTACCTCAGGGAGACGAGGAAATCCGCTTCCAAATCAACGCCAATCATACAACACGGGATATTGATTATGTGCTTGAAGTTCTGGAAAAATTTTAA
- a CDS encoding bacterioferritin — protein sequence MNEDFDRPAVLNCLNKILEMELAGVVRYTHYAFMIYGYNRIPIVSWLQAQANESLMHAREAGEMITHLGEHPPLTIGPLLETHQHDVGNILRESLEHEREALAHYKTLLSLVEGKFVMMEEYARRLIAAEEMHQGEVDKMLRRPGDVAAFSEAKTV from the coding sequence ATGAACGAAGATTTTGATAGACCAGCCGTACTCAACTGCCTGAACAAAATCCTTGAAATGGAATTGGCCGGCGTTGTGCGTTATACGCATTATGCGTTTATGATCTATGGCTACAACCGCATTCCAATTGTTTCCTGGTTACAGGCGCAAGCCAATGAATCCCTCATGCATGCCCGCGAAGCCGGTGAAATGATCACCCATCTGGGAGAACATCCGCCTTTAACAATCGGGCCCTTGCTGGAAACCCATCAACATGACGTCGGCAACATATTACGGGAATCACTGGAACACGAGCGGGAAGCGCTTGCACACTACAAAACCCTGTTGTCATTGGTCGAAGGCAAATTTGTAATGATGGAAGAATACGCCCGCCGGTTAATCGCCGCAGAAGAAATGCATCAGGGCGAGGTAGACAAAATGCTTCGGCGGCCAGGGGATGTTGCTGCTTTTTCGGAAGCCAAAACAGTTTAG
- a CDS encoding zinc-dependent alcohol dehydrogenase family protein encodes MKAIYFEKSGSSDVLQYGDIDAPTQCDDKQVLVRTKAAGINPIDCKIRAAPDRFPVSFPIIPGCDGAGIVEAVGKAVQTFKPGDEVYFSQPGFNQRQGTYADYVLVDASLLAKKPQALSFEQAAAAPLVLITAWEALHDRARISSGQTVLIHAGVGGVGHVAIQLAKLAGAKVITTVSNVEKSAFAKQLGADETILYKSQHVVDEVMSWTGGKGVDIAFDTVGPCVLQNCFNSVKNYGDVVTILQPAADTNWSDARVRNIRFGFELMLTPVILEIDSAKHHQGEILTRCAALIDDGKLKIEVARTFDLAEAAAAQDFLEQQHPAGKVVLNMGQ; translated from the coding sequence ATGAAAGCAATTTATTTTGAAAAAAGCGGATCATCGGATGTATTGCAATACGGTGATATCGATGCACCCACCCAGTGTGACGACAAACAGGTGCTGGTACGCACCAAGGCGGCCGGCATCAACCCGATCGATTGCAAAATCCGCGCCGCCCCGGATCGTTTTCCCGTATCCTTCCCAATAATACCGGGATGCGATGGCGCGGGGATTGTTGAGGCTGTTGGCAAAGCCGTGCAAACCTTCAAACCCGGTGACGAAGTCTATTTTTCCCAGCCCGGCTTCAATCAGCGCCAAGGCACTTACGCCGACTATGTGCTTGTGGATGCAAGCCTGCTGGCAAAAAAACCGCAGGCTTTATCGTTTGAACAGGCTGCCGCCGCGCCGCTGGTGTTGATCACCGCATGGGAAGCATTGCATGACCGCGCACGCATTTCTTCCGGCCAGACCGTTTTGATTCATGCCGGAGTGGGTGGTGTCGGCCATGTGGCGATTCAACTGGCCAAACTTGCAGGCGCCAAAGTCATCACCACAGTCAGCAATGTCGAAAAATCAGCCTTTGCAAAACAGTTAGGAGCAGATGAAACAATTTTGTACAAATCACAGCATGTGGTTGACGAAGTCATGAGTTGGACCGGCGGCAAAGGGGTTGACATTGCATTCGATACCGTGGGACCGTGCGTACTGCAGAATTGTTTCAACAGTGTTAAAAACTACGGCGATGTGGTAACGATTTTGCAGCCCGCCGCTGACACCAACTGGAGCGATGCACGCGTCCGCAATATACGGTTCGGTTTTGAGCTGATGCTGACGCCGGTCATTCTGGAAATCGACAGCGCAAAACACCATCAGGGTGAAATTCTGACGCGCTGCGCAGCGTTGATTGATGACGGCAAACTGAAAATAGAAGTGGCCAGGACATTCGATCTGGCGGAAGCAGCGGCTGCGCAGGATTTTCTTGAACAACAGCATCCAGCTGGCAAAGTAGTCCTGAACATGGGTCAATAG
- a CDS encoding L-threonine 3-dehydrogenase, with protein sequence MKRILVTGATGQIGSELVPALRSRYGNAHVVAAGHNKTPQQGVVEEGPYITLDVTQIEAISAVVRDYQIDTIFHLAALLSAVSENNPQLAWKVNMGGLYNILEVSRENNCAVFFPSSIGAFGPNTPRDNTPQDTLQRPNTLYGVCKVSGELLCDYYHTRYGVDTRGVRYPGLISYETLPGGGTTDYAVEIFYDAVASKPYECFLKPGTYLDMMYMPDAVRAAIELMETDANSLIHRNAFNITAMSFAPEELAASIQTLIPDFSIRYTVDPVRQAIADSWPRHMDDHVAREEWDWKPQYNLEHMTRDMIARLSKKLEHR encoded by the coding sequence ATGAAGCGTATTCTTGTAACCGGTGCAACCGGACAGATCGGCTCCGAACTGGTCCCCGCACTCCGTAGCCGCTACGGCAATGCACATGTCGTGGCTGCCGGCCATAACAAAACCCCTCAACAAGGCGTTGTGGAAGAAGGACCGTATATCACGCTGGATGTGACTCAAATTGAAGCCATCTCGGCGGTAGTCCGTGACTATCAAATCGACACGATTTTTCACCTTGCCGCACTGTTATCGGCTGTTTCAGAAAATAACCCGCAACTGGCCTGGAAGGTCAATATGGGCGGTCTATACAATATACTGGAAGTCAGCCGGGAAAATAATTGTGCGGTGTTTTTTCCGAGCTCAATCGGTGCATTCGGCCCGAATACGCCACGCGACAATACACCGCAGGATACGCTGCAACGTCCGAACACCCTATATGGCGTCTGCAAGGTGTCGGGTGAATTGTTGTGCGATTATTATCATACCCGTTATGGTGTCGATACCCGCGGGGTTCGCTATCCGGGTTTGATTTCGTACGAAACTTTACCGGGTGGCGGCACCACCGATTACGCTGTTGAAATTTTTTACGACGCTGTTGCAAGCAAACCTTATGAGTGCTTTTTAAAACCGGGCACTTATCTGGACATGATGTATATGCCCGATGCCGTACGGGCTGCGATTGAACTGATGGAAACCGATGCAAACAGTTTAATACACCGTAATGCGTTCAACATCACCGCCATGAGTTTTGCCCCCGAAGAACTGGCAGCAAGTATTCAGACATTGATTCCGGATTTTTCAATACGCTATACCGTTGATCCTGTCCGGCAAGCCATCGCGGATTCCTGGCCGCGTCATATGGATGACCATGTAGCACGGGAAGAATGGGACTGGAAACCACAGTATAATCTTGAACACATGACGCGGGATATGATCGCGCGTCTATCAAAAAAACTGGAGCACCGTTAG